The Pontibacillus halophilus JSM 076056 = DSM 19796 genome includes a region encoding these proteins:
- the guaB gene encoding IMP dehydrogenase yields the protein MREDKFAKEALTFDDVLLLPARSDVLPRDVEVRTQLSETLSLNIPVLSAGMDTVTEAELAISMARQGGLGIIHKSMSIEEQAEQVDRVKRSESGVITNPFFLTPDHQVFDAEHLMGKYRISGVPIVRSHEDHTLAGILTNRDLRFIQDYSIKIAEVMTSEELITAPVGTTLEEAERILQQHKIEKLPLIDENHVLKGLITIKDIEKVIQFPQSAKDRQGRLIVGAAVGITADTQRRIQKLVEAGVDVIVMDTAHGHSAGVLDAVREVRANYPDLTIIAGNVATAEGTRDLIEAGATIVKVGIGPGSICTTRVVAGVGVPQITAIYDCANEARKHGVPVIADGGIKYSGDIAKALAAGAHAVMLGSLLAGVSESPGDTEIFQGRRFKVYRGMGSVGAMKSGSKDRYFQEGSEANKLVPEGIEGRVPYKGPLKDTIHQLLGGLRSGMGYCGAKDLEALRSESQFTRITNAGLRENHPHDVQITKEAPNYSL from the coding sequence ATGCGTGAAGATAAGTTTGCGAAAGAAGCGTTGACGTTTGATGATGTGCTCCTGCTCCCAGCTCGGTCTGATGTACTACCAAGAGATGTCGAGGTGAGAACACAGCTCTCTGAGACGTTGTCGTTAAATATTCCAGTCTTGAGTGCAGGTATGGATACGGTTACGGAAGCGGAATTAGCAATCAGTATGGCACGCCAAGGTGGTCTCGGCATCATTCATAAGAGTATGTCCATTGAAGAGCAAGCTGAACAGGTCGATCGTGTGAAGCGCTCAGAAAGTGGTGTCATTACGAATCCATTCTTTCTAACCCCCGATCACCAAGTGTTCGATGCAGAACATTTAATGGGTAAGTATAGAATTTCAGGGGTTCCAATTGTACGAAGTCATGAAGACCATACGTTAGCAGGAATCCTTACAAATCGTGATTTAAGATTCATTCAGGATTATTCGATTAAGATTGCTGAGGTGATGACTTCTGAAGAGCTCATTACAGCTCCGGTTGGAACGACGCTCGAAGAAGCAGAACGCATCCTTCAACAACATAAAATTGAGAAATTACCGTTAATCGATGAGAATCATGTTCTGAAAGGTCTCATTACCATTAAGGATATTGAGAAGGTTATTCAATTCCCACAATCGGCAAAAGACCGCCAAGGCCGACTAATTGTGGGAGCAGCTGTTGGAATTACTGCGGATACACAGCGACGTATTCAAAAGCTTGTCGAAGCAGGTGTAGATGTCATTGTGATGGATACGGCACACGGCCATTCCGCAGGCGTACTGGATGCCGTTCGTGAAGTAAGGGCCAACTACCCTGACTTAACTATTATCGCAGGTAACGTCGCGACTGCTGAGGGTACAAGAGACCTCATTGAAGCTGGAGCGACCATTGTGAAAGTTGGAATTGGTCCCGGTTCTATTTGCACAACGCGTGTCGTTGCTGGTGTAGGTGTACCGCAAATCACTGCGATTTATGATTGTGCCAACGAAGCTAGAAAGCATGGAGTGCCAGTTATTGCGGACGGGGGAATTAAATACAGTGGGGATATTGCTAAGGCGTTAGCAGCAGGCGCGCATGCCGTCATGCTCGGAAGCTTATTAGCAGGGGTCTCTGAAAGCCCTGGAGACACAGAAATCTTCCAAGGTCGTCGATTCAAAGTGTACCGTGGGATGGGGTCAGTCGGTGCTATGAAATCCGGATCTAAGGACCGTTATTTCCAAGAAGGTTCTGAAGCAAATAAATTAGTACCTGAAGGAATTGAAGGGCGTGTACCTTATAAAGGGCCACTGAAAGATACGATTCACCAACTGCTAGGAGGACTTCGTTCTGGTATGGGATACTGCGGAGCGAAGGATTTAGAAGCATTACGGAGTGAAAGTCAGTTCACGCGAATAACTAATGCGGGCTTAAGGGAGAATCACCCCCACGATGTACAGATTACGAAAGAAGCACCAAACTACTCCTTATAA